One part of the Fimbriiglobus ruber genome encodes these proteins:
- a CDS encoding helix-turn-helix domain-containing protein encodes MENKAVFDHYRRSPEPDVRLRAHILLLLADDLPWATIRRWKARFEKEGVDAVFGRPRGRKRSGIHIWAFLVVRWVRTLSPTHFGFARSRWTCEAAAIVLREDFGTSVGRETVRRWLREADLVWRRPRPSIRPKDPDREKKLRVLRALLNGLPADETAVFLDEVDVNRNPKIGCQWMTQGQQAAVETPGNNEKRYLAGSIHWRTGRVTRNHRCQTMQELLDLTFDWFETRTHFRVQSSVYKESSEK; translated from the coding sequence GTGGAAAACAAAGCCGTTTTCGACCACTATCGCCGTTCTCCCGAGCCCGATGTCCGACTCCGGGCGCACATCCTCTTGCTCCTGGCCGACGACTTGCCGTGGGCCACGATCCGCCGGTGGAAGGCCCGGTTCGAGAAGGAGGGGGTGGACGCCGTGTTCGGCCGGCCCCGGGGTCGGAAGCGGTCCGGCATCCACATCTGGGCGTTCCTGGTCGTCCGGTGGGTGCGGACCCTCTCGCCCACCCACTTCGGGTTCGCCCGCTCCCGGTGGACCTGCGAGGCGGCCGCCATCGTACTGCGGGAGGACTTCGGGACGTCGGTCGGGCGGGAGACCGTCCGCCGGTGGCTCCGAGAGGCCGACCTGGTGTGGCGGCGGCCTCGGCCTTCCATTCGCCCGAAGGATCCCGACCGAGAAAAGAAGCTGCGGGTTCTCCGGGCGCTGCTCAACGGTCTACCGGCGGACGAGACGGCGGTGTTTCTGGACGAGGTGGACGTGAACCGGAACCCGAAGATCGGGTGCCAGTGGATGACGCAGGGCCAGCAGGCAGCCGTCGAGACGCCGGGTAATAACGAGAAGCGGTACCTGGCCGGGAGCATCCACTGGCGGACCGGACGGGTCACCCGCAACCACCGATGCCAGACGATGCAGGAGCTGCTCGATCTCACGTTCGATTGGTTCGAGACCCGCACCCACTTCCGCGTCCAGTCCTCGGTGTACAAGGAAAGTTCTGAAAAATGA
- the mobF gene encoding MobF family relaxase: MLRIHQSASAAQAKQYYTQALDRTDYYARDGEQPGIWFGQGAERLGLAGEVSKEAFFALLENRQPGTQQRLTARDKGDQRRPGWDLVFSPPKSVSVLQALTGDERIREAMLTSAKETLAEIEAEAIATRLRRGGQQGIEPVSNLVASLFTHDTTRALGDNTPDPHDHIHAYVHNAAWIEREHRWQAIDTHALHIDRPYYEAAFEARLAARLAHDLGYHIERRSNGWEIAGVPQTVIDKMSRRTAEIEAEAKRRGITSAADKGQLGAKTRRAKGDPIPSGELRDNWLAKLTPDERQAIATTFNHARGPGGPQLGTTPLQALAHAADHHFERESTVPVKTLLTSALKFGVGAVTPESLREQFPRQGLLTAKADGRLRATAADVLAEEQAMLRFTRDGRGACDPLGGYGEPTFRRDDLNSGQKRAVTALLSSFDRVQILRGLAGVGKSTALGELRNAIEAQGRSVFAVAPSTGARDILRADGFHAETIAMLLTSEAQQKQLASGVLIVDEAGMVGSRDMARLFALAERQGARVILSGDSAQHRSPARGTALRLLEERGGLKPAGLTEILRQTGKLRDAVAALAGGHGEEGFDRLDAMGAINETPDAAQRYQLLARDYVDTLQQSKEALAIAPTHAEGEAVGTAIRTELKSRGLLGSNEHCLLRLENTNLTTAQRQDAAQYRDGDVVQFVQNVKGGWRKGDRATVVSHGESGVQVRTVSGEVKALPLAAAEKFQLYRTQELTVAAGDRIRFTLGGTTRDHKRLSNGRVATIAGFTPGGDVRLDNGWVVPKEFGHVASGWTVTSHASQGRTVKGRVFLAQSAASLPASNLSQFYVSVSRAKGGPGAVAIYTDDKFALRRAVARSDQPITATELLNPRAATTPAWASMLERVRRLAYHAKVYARLGLDHVREQLTAAQSHVVPREVSYER, encoded by the coding sequence ATGCTCCGTATCCACCAATCGGCATCGGCCGCACAGGCCAAGCAGTATTACACCCAGGCCCTCGACCGGACGGATTATTACGCCCGGGACGGCGAGCAGCCAGGCATCTGGTTCGGTCAAGGGGCCGAACGTCTGGGGCTCGCTGGCGAGGTCAGCAAGGAGGCTTTCTTCGCGCTGCTGGAGAACCGCCAGCCGGGCACTCAGCAGCGATTGACGGCCCGCGACAAGGGCGACCAGCGGCGACCGGGTTGGGATCTCGTATTCTCTCCGCCGAAATCGGTGTCGGTGTTGCAGGCTTTGACCGGCGACGAACGCATCCGCGAAGCCATGCTGACCAGTGCGAAAGAAACGCTCGCCGAGATCGAAGCTGAGGCGATCGCCACGCGGTTACGCCGGGGCGGGCAGCAAGGAATCGAGCCGGTAAGCAATCTGGTCGCCAGCTTGTTCACCCACGACACCACCCGCGCCCTGGGCGACAACACGCCCGACCCGCACGACCATATCCACGCCTACGTCCACAACGCCGCCTGGATCGAGCGTGAGCATCGCTGGCAGGCGATCGACACCCACGCCCTGCATATCGACCGGCCGTACTACGAAGCGGCATTCGAGGCACGGCTAGCGGCGCGGCTGGCCCACGACCTGGGCTACCACATCGAGCGGCGATCCAACGGCTGGGAGATCGCAGGTGTGCCGCAAACGGTGATCGACAAAATGAGCCGGCGGACGGCGGAGATCGAGGCTGAGGCGAAGCGACGCGGCATTACCAGTGCCGCGGATAAGGGCCAGTTAGGTGCAAAGACGCGGCGTGCAAAAGGCGATCCCATCCCGAGCGGGGAGCTGCGGGACAATTGGCTCGCTAAGCTCACGCCCGATGAGCGCCAAGCCATCGCCACGACGTTCAATCATGCAAGGGGTCCTGGCGGGCCACAGCTCGGGACTACGCCCTTGCAGGCCCTGGCCCATGCGGCGGATCACCATTTCGAGCGGGAAAGCACCGTACCGGTCAAGACCCTACTCACCTCCGCCTTGAAATTCGGCGTCGGCGCGGTCACGCCGGAATCGCTGCGCGAGCAGTTCCCCCGGCAGGGCCTGCTGACCGCGAAAGCCGATGGCCGATTACGGGCGACCGCTGCGGACGTGCTGGCCGAGGAACAGGCCATGTTGCGCTTTACCCGCGACGGGCGCGGCGCGTGCGACCCGCTCGGCGGGTATGGCGAGCCGACATTCCGCCGCGACGATCTGAACAGCGGGCAGAAACGGGCGGTCACGGCGCTGCTCAGTTCGTTCGACCGTGTGCAAATCCTGCGCGGCTTGGCCGGGGTCGGGAAATCGACGGCGCTGGGCGAGCTACGGAATGCGATCGAAGCGCAAGGGCGGAGCGTGTTCGCCGTCGCCCCCTCGACCGGGGCCAGAGACATTTTGCGTGCCGACGGCTTTCACGCCGAAACCATTGCCATGCTGCTCACCAGCGAGGCGCAGCAGAAGCAACTCGCCAGCGGGGTGCTTATCGTCGATGAGGCCGGGATGGTCGGCAGCCGCGACATGGCCCGCCTGTTCGCCCTGGCCGAGCGGCAGGGGGCGAGGGTGATCCTTTCTGGCGATTCGGCGCAACATCGCTCACCGGCCCGGGGCACGGCGCTGCGATTGCTCGAAGAACGCGGCGGGCTCAAGCCCGCCGGCCTCACCGAAATCTTGCGACAGACCGGCAAACTGAGGGACGCCGTGGCCGCCCTGGCGGGCGGCCACGGTGAAGAAGGATTTGACCGGCTCGATGCGATGGGAGCCATTAACGAGACGCCTGACGCGGCGCAGCGGTATCAGCTTCTAGCCCGTGATTACGTTGACACGCTTCAGCAAAGCAAAGAGGCCCTGGCGATCGCCCCGACCCACGCCGAAGGGGAAGCGGTGGGAACAGCAATCCGGACCGAATTGAAAAGCCGCGGCCTTCTCGGGTCGAACGAACACTGCTTGCTGCGGTTGGAGAATACCAATCTGACCACCGCCCAGCGACAGGATGCGGCACAGTACCGCGATGGGGATGTCGTTCAGTTTGTGCAGAACGTAAAAGGCGGATGGCGAAAGGGGGACCGGGCCACGGTGGTGTCGCACGGCGAAAGCGGCGTGCAAGTGCGAACCGTATCGGGAGAAGTCAAAGCCCTGCCGCTGGCCGCGGCGGAGAAATTCCAGCTTTACCGTACCCAAGAACTGACGGTTGCTGCCGGCGACCGCATTCGCTTTACCCTGGGCGGGACCACCCGCGACCATAAGCGGCTTAGCAACGGAAGGGTGGCGACGATCGCCGGTTTCACTCCCGGCGGCGATGTGCGGCTCGATAACGGCTGGGTAGTACCCAAGGAATTTGGCCACGTGGCATCGGGCTGGACCGTGACGTCTCACGCTTCCCAGGGCCGAACGGTCAAGGGTCGGGTATTCCTCGCGCAATCCGCCGCCAGCCTGCCAGCTTCAAACCTGTCGCAATTCTACGTGTCGGTGTCGCGCGCCAAGGGCGGCCCCGGAGCGGTGGCCATCTACACCGACGACAAGTTCGCCTTGCGGCGGGCGGTCGCCCGTTCCGACCAGCCCATCACGGCTACCGAGCTGCTGAATCCACGCGCTGCGACAACGCCCGCCTGGGCCAGCATGCTTGAGCGGGTGCGGCGGTTGGCTTACCACGCCAAGGTCTACGCGCGGCTCGGGCTCGACCACGTGCGGGAGCAGCTCACCGCGGCACAATCCCACGTCGTTCCTCGGGAGGTCAGTTATGAACGGTAG
- a CDS encoding DUF433 domain-containing protein → MTTLKQVEQLITHLSPAEKIQLLQRVAEEIARDDIGIDSDPRICGGEARVRDTRIPVWVLVEAARQGQKDADILRAYPTLSAEGLAHAQVYARSHADEIDRDIQANEAA, encoded by the coding sequence GTGACGACACTCAAACAGGTAGAACAGCTTATTACGCACCTCAGCCCCGCGGAGAAGATTCAGCTTTTGCAGCGGGTGGCGGAAGAAATCGCCCGCGATGACATCGGGATCGACTCCGACCCCCGCATCTGCGGCGGCGAGGCCCGGGTGCGTGACACGCGCATTCCGGTCTGGGTACTCGTCGAGGCTGCGCGGCAGGGACAAAAGGACGCCGACATTCTTCGGGCTTACCCGACCTTGTCGGCCGAGGGCTTGGCCCATGCCCAGGTCTACGCGCGCTCGCACGCCGATGAAATCGATCGCGACATCCAGGCCAATGAAGCGGCGTGA
- a CDS encoding DUF5615 family PIN-like protein, with the protein MTRLYANENFPFPVVEALRALGHDVTTTQDAGRAGQAIPDDEVLRYAVGEDRAVLTLNRRHFIALHDPANPTHAGIVVCTFDADFVRQAARIHEAVTQAGDLAGKLIRINRPAH; encoded by the coding sequence ATGACCCGACTTTATGCGAACGAAAACTTTCCGTTCCCCGTGGTGGAAGCACTTCGCGCGCTGGGGCATGACGTGACCACCACCCAGGATGCCGGACGGGCCGGGCAGGCGATCCCCGACGATGAAGTGTTGCGGTACGCTGTTGGCGAGGACCGTGCCGTGCTAACGCTCAACCGCCGGCATTTTATCGCCCTGCACGATCCCGCGAATCCCACCCATGCCGGCATCGTGGTCTGTACGTTCGACGCCGATTTCGTCCGTCAGGCTGCACGCATTCACGAAGCGGTGACGCAGGCCGGCGACCTGGCCGGCAAGCTCATACGCATCAACCGCCCCGCCCACTAA
- a CDS encoding ParA family protein: MAVRYAVTLHKGGVGKTTTSVNLSGVLAERGHRVLIIDCDSQGDLSSVFLDAHEQLPHTVADIFADTGMLTEDLIRPTAFPNIFVIPADRRLEQFEQTHNFKQEDLTRCLTDAIAEVEHRFDYVILDTATRPHLTGYAALVACDVAVIPLEAARFSFRSVQSIRSYVELENDARSLNPAMAIRYFLSKSKKNKVHDACREALTDILGPQALLRTEIPDSSAINTALHLRKPLVVHSKKSKPSEAYRTLINELQEVTRGQANHANPAAA; this comes from the coding sequence ATGGCTGTTAGATACGCGGTGACGCTGCATAAAGGCGGCGTCGGGAAAACAACGACGAGTGTGAATCTGTCGGGCGTTCTCGCCGAGCGTGGCCATCGCGTGTTGATTATTGATTGCGATTCCCAGGGCGACCTCTCGTCCGTTTTTCTCGACGCTCACGAGCAACTGCCCCACACCGTTGCCGACATCTTCGCCGATACCGGGATGCTGACCGAAGACTTGATCCGGCCGACCGCTTTCCCCAACATTTTTGTCATCCCGGCTGATCGTCGCTTAGAGCAGTTTGAACAAACCCACAACTTCAAGCAGGAGGATTTAACCCGCTGCCTGACCGATGCGATTGCCGAGGTGGAACACCGCTTCGATTACGTGATCCTCGACACCGCTACTCGGCCGCACCTGACCGGCTACGCCGCGCTCGTCGCCTGTGACGTGGCGGTTATCCCTTTGGAAGCCGCTCGCTTTTCTTTCCGTTCGGTGCAGTCCATCCGCTCCTACGTCGAACTGGAGAATGACGCCCGCTCTCTCAACCCGGCAATGGCGATCCGCTACTTCCTGTCGAAGAGCAAGAAAAACAAAGTGCATGACGCCTGCCGTGAAGCCCTGACCGACATTCTCGGTCCCCAGGCCCTGCTCAGGACCGAGATACCCGACAGCTCGGCGATCAACACCGCCTTGCATCTGCGCAAGCCGCTGGTCGTTCACTCGAAGAAATCGAAGCCGTCGGAAGCCTACCGCACCTTGATTAACGAACTTCAGGAGGTGACCCGTGGACAAGCTAACCACGCCAACCCGGCAGCAGCGTGA
- a CDS encoding ParB/RepB/Spo0J family partition protein, whose protein sequence is MDKLTTPTRQQREIRAELGQTLGNFHPGQLPYPDARAAEPPARRRNPRALIVAASRIKTDPGQVRQKERDPSSERIQDLAKSITAVGLQQPPGVRETADGMYEIVYGEGRFVAMTEVLGWTEIEVMRVDVEAENLIWHQLHENIHRTNLDPLDLAAAVRQAQAQGHSLSQIAERMSKSETWVQKALTVSERLSEPAWQTLAASGERQAMDTVYAIAQVPPEAQEEIAREVVEKKLTRRETEALVETAKKKRTVAETPKRSGRKKKGKPYETTLRTAAGASVTVKFRKVEVEPSDVITALEEALQSLRQGIRSAA, encoded by the coding sequence GTGGACAAGCTAACCACGCCAACCCGGCAGCAGCGTGAAATTCGGGCCGAGCTGGGCCAGACCCTGGGTAACTTCCACCCCGGGCAGTTGCCCTATCCCGACGCCCGAGCCGCCGAGCCGCCGGCACGCCGGCGAAACCCGCGGGCGCTGATCGTCGCCGCCTCGCGGATTAAAACCGATCCCGGTCAGGTGCGGCAGAAAGAGCGTGACCCTTCGTCGGAACGCATCCAGGATTTGGCTAAGTCGATTACGGCGGTCGGCCTTCAGCAGCCGCCCGGGGTTCGCGAAACCGCCGATGGTATGTACGAGATCGTCTACGGCGAAGGCCGCTTCGTCGCCATGACCGAGGTTCTCGGCTGGACCGAGATCGAGGTGATGCGGGTCGATGTCGAGGCAGAAAATTTAATCTGGCACCAGCTACACGAAAATATCCATCGTACCAATCTCGATCCGCTCGATTTGGCCGCCGCTGTGCGGCAGGCCCAGGCCCAAGGGCACAGCTTGAGCCAGATCGCCGAGCGGATGAGCAAGTCGGAGACGTGGGTGCAAAAGGCGCTCACCGTATCCGAGCGGCTCAGCGAACCGGCATGGCAGACCCTCGCCGCCTCCGGCGAGCGGCAGGCGATGGATACCGTTTACGCTATCGCCCAGGTGCCGCCCGAAGCCCAAGAGGAAATCGCCCGGGAAGTGGTCGAGAAGAAACTGACCCGGCGTGAAACCGAGGCGTTGGTCGAGACGGCGAAGAAGAAACGGACGGTCGCAGAGACGCCCAAACGTTCCGGCCGCAAGAAAAAAGGCAAGCCGTATGAGACGACGTTGAGGACGGCCGCGGGAGCCAGCGTGACGGTGAAATTCCGCAAGGTGGAGGTGGAACCATCAGACGTGATAACGGCGCTGGAAGAGGCGCTGCAATCGTTGCGTCAGGGTATACGCTCGGCAGCCTGA